From the Syngnathus typhle isolate RoL2023-S1 ecotype Sweden linkage group LG22, RoL_Styp_1.0, whole genome shotgun sequence genome, the window ATAACGTTAATCCTTAATCCCTTTTGTCCGCGCCCACGGGATTGTTCTGGCACTTTACCGTCGCCACGACTTTATGAAATGTTAAATAACTAACGATACGATGTGTCTCAGATGTGACGCTGTGTTCTCATTTGCTCTCAAAGACAACCTTGCGTTAGCTTCTCTCGGCTCCACTATCATCTTGGGCTAGCACAGCGAGAAGCGACGCGAGTCGATGTTCATCTTGGTGACGCCGATGAGCCGCAGGGGCGCCGAGAGGCCCAGGCCGGGCGTGACGGGGCACTCGTAGGGCAGGTCGGACAGCTGGTCGCGCTCCTCCAGCCCGTAGGTGGCGTCGTTGAGCATGCGGCGGTGCCGCTGGCACGCCCGCTCCATCCGCAGCTCGCTGATGTCGCCGCGCAGACCGACCAGCTGACTGGCTAGATGCTGGTCCTGCTGGCGCATGTCGCTCTGAAAGAAAAGGGTTGCCTATTGATTCTGAAGGAGAACCTTGATCATCTCGGATCTCACCAGTTCTCTCCTGAGCCAGCCGAGAGCCTCGTCGACGGTCtcgaaggtcttcagcagccccGACGGCAACTGGCAGCGGATGACGGCGGAGTCCCCTGCTTTGCGTCCCGCCGCTTCCCCGCTACCCGAGCCGCGGAAACGTTCCGCCTCCGCCTTGGCTTTCCACTCCAGGTAAGAAGGTCTCCTGGTCTGCAGTCTCAGTTTCTCCGTCAAGGCCTTCAGGGTGAGAAGATGGTCGTCTTCCCGTTGTCTCTCCGCCTCCTCGCAAGCCATCGGTTTGGCCGGGGAGACTTCCATTTTCGGGGAGCTTCTTCACCGCACTAGAACATTTGAAAGCGTTCCTAAAGTGTTTTGGAACTCCAGACGAGAAAGGAAGCCAGTCGCGTATCAAATGACGGCAGCTCAGCAGTCTATGTTGCCGTAGCAACCGCATTGACACTTGACATGACTCAGCAGACTTAATGATGTCAATGTAATGTCGCAGTCGGT encodes:
- the fam167ab gene encoding protein FAM167A, with amino-acid sequence MEVSPAKPMACEEAERQREDDHLLTLKALTEKLRLQTRRPSYLEWKAKAEAERFRGSGSGEAAGRKAGDSAVIRCQLPSGLLKTFETVDEALGWLRRELSDMRQQDQHLASQLVGLRGDISELRMERACQRHRRMLNDATYGLEERDQLSDLPYECPVTPGLGLSAPLRLIGVTKMNIDSRRFSLC